Proteins found in one Triticum urartu cultivar G1812 chromosome 4, Tu2.1, whole genome shotgun sequence genomic segment:
- the LOC125553017 gene encoding guanosine deaminase-like isoform X2, with amino-acid sequence MEEAKAAQDREHKFLSIAVEEAYRAVDRGHGRPFGAVVVRNDQVVVSCHNMVVKNTDATAHAEVTAIREACKKLGKIDLSDCEMYASCEPCPMCFGAVRLSRIKRLVYGATAETAIAMGSCYQNANLEIKRVDGNGALLAEQLLENTKGKFQMY; translated from the exons ATGGAGGAAGCCAAGG CCGCGCAAGATAGGGAGCACAAGTTCTTATCGATAGCGGTAGAAGAGGCCTACCGAGCGGTCGACCGTGGCCATGGGCGCCCATTTGGCGCGGTCGTGGTCCGCAACGACCAAGTAGTGGTCAGTTGCCATAACATGGTTGTGAAGAACACCGATGCAACCGCCCATGCCGAAGTTACTGCAATAAGAGAG GCTTGCAAGAAGCTCGGGAAGATCGACTTGTCGGATTGCGAAATGTATGCATCCTGCGAACCTTGCCCGATGTGTTTCGGCGCTGTTCGTCTATCCCGGATCAAG AGGCTGGTGTATGGAGCCACGGCAGAAACTGCTATTGCCATGGGAAGCTGCTACCAGAACGCCAACTTGGAGATAAAGCGAGTGGATGGGAATGGAGCCCTGCTTGCTGAACAACTCCTTGAGAACACCAAGGGGAAATTCCAAATGTACTAA
- the LOC125553017 gene encoding guanosine deaminase-like isoform X1, producing the protein MEEAKGTLCSGYLAAAQDREHKFLSIAVEEAYRAVDRGHGRPFGAVVVRNDQVVVSCHNMVVKNTDATAHAEVTAIREACKKLGKIDLSDCEMYASCEPCPMCFGAVRLSRIKRLVYGATAETAIAMGSCYQNANLEIKRVDGNGALLAEQLLENTKGKFQMY; encoded by the exons ATGGAGGAAGCCAAGGGTACGCTCTGCTCCGGTTATCTCGCGG CCGCGCAAGATAGGGAGCACAAGTTCTTATCGATAGCGGTAGAAGAGGCCTACCGAGCGGTCGACCGTGGCCATGGGCGCCCATTTGGCGCGGTCGTGGTCCGCAACGACCAAGTAGTGGTCAGTTGCCATAACATGGTTGTGAAGAACACCGATGCAACCGCCCATGCCGAAGTTACTGCAATAAGAGAG GCTTGCAAGAAGCTCGGGAAGATCGACTTGTCGGATTGCGAAATGTATGCATCCTGCGAACCTTGCCCGATGTGTTTCGGCGCTGTTCGTCTATCCCGGATCAAG AGGCTGGTGTATGGAGCCACGGCAGAAACTGCTATTGCCATGGGAAGCTGCTACCAGAACGCCAACTTGGAGATAAAGCGAGTGGATGGGAATGGAGCCCTGCTTGCTGAACAACTCCTTGAGAACACCAAGGGGAAATTCCAAATGTACTAA
- the LOC125553019 gene encoding flap endonuclease 1-B-like yields MGIKGLTKLLAEHAPRAAVQRRVEDYRGRVIAIDASLSIYQFLVVVGRKGTEVLTNEAGEVTSHLQGMLNRTVRLLEAGIKPVFVFDGEPPDLKKKELAKRSLKRDDASKDLHSAIEVGDEDSVEKFSKRTVKITKEHNDGCKRLLRLMGVPIVEAPGEAEAQCASLCKNHKAHAVASEDMDTLTFGAPRFLRHVTDLSFKKSPVTEFELPKVLEELGLTMGQFIDLCILSGCDYCENIKGIGGQRALKLIRQHGCIEEVVQNLHKRYTVPEDWPYQEVRTLFKQPNVCTEIPDFQWTSADKEGLVNFLAFENSFSSDRVEKAVEKIKAASDKYSPAGRAKLLTPVANLSGSTEKESKCVLGASGQGLRSRTAIQVCSSSSSGFRYGSSSSKPLVLGRQSGVHVKPPTFSFI; encoded by the exons ATGGGAATCAAG GGTTTGACGAAGCTGCTGGCGGAGCACGCGCCGAGGGCCGCGGTGCAGCGGCGCGTGGAGGACTACCGGGGCCGCGTCATCGCCATCGACGCCAGCCTCAGCATCTACCAGTTCCTG GTTGTGGTGGGAAGGAAAGGAACAGAAGTTCTTACCAATGAGGCCGGTGAAGTCACAAG TCATCTGCAAGGCATGTTGAACCGGACTGTAAGATTGCTTGAAGCAGGAATAAAACCTGT GTTTGTGTTTGATGGTGAGCCACCTGACCTGAAGAAAAAGGAACTGGCTAAAAG GTCTTTGAAGAGGGATGATGCTTCGAAAGATCTTCATAGTGCTATTGAG GTTGGAGATGAAGATTCAGTTGAAAAATTTAGCAAAAGGACTGTGAAG ATCACAAAAGAACACAACGATGGCTGTAAGAGGCTGTTAAGATTGATGGGTGTCCCTATAGTTGAG GCACCAGGTGAGGCAGAAGCACAGTGCGCATCACTTTGTAAGAACCATAAG GCACATGCTGTCGCTTCAGAGGATATGGACACACTGACTTTCGGTGCTCCAAGGTTTCTTCGCCATGTAACTGACCTTAGTTTTAAGAAATCTCCTGTAACAGAGTTTGAACTGCCAAAG GTTTTGGAGGAACTTGGACTAACAATGGGTCAGTTCATCGACTTATGTATTCTTAGTGGATGTGACTACTGCGAGAATATTAAAG GTATTGGGGGACAAAGAGCCTTGAAACTCATACGTCAGCATGGTTGCATAGAAGAAGTTGTGCAAAATCTTCACAAGAG GTACACTGTTCCAGAAGATTGGCCTTACCAGGAAGTTCGGACCTTGTTTAAGCAACCTAATGTTTGTACAGAAATTCCAGATTTCCAGTGGACCTCAGCAGACAAAGAG GGCCTTGTGAATTTTCTGGCATTTGAAAACAGTTTCAGTTCTGATCGAGTGGAAAAG GCAGTAGAAAAGATAAAGGCTGCTAGCGATAAATATTCCCCAGCAGGGCG AGCGAAGCTTTTGACACCAGTAGCTAACCTATCAGGATCTACAGAGAAG GAATCCAAGTGCGTTTTAGGTGCTTCAGGACAAGGTCTGAGGAGCAGGACTGCTATACAAGTATGCAGTAGCTCAAGCTCTGGTTTCAGATATGGTAGTTCTAGTTCAAAGCCATTGGTGCTGGGAAGGCAATCAGGAGTTCATGTGAAGCCCCCCACCTTTTCTTTCATCTAA